In Oceanobacillus sp. FSL K6-2867, one DNA window encodes the following:
- a CDS encoding DEAD/DEAH box helicase, whose translation MKMKVTNKKIEDMCGTVSFKKGDSFYRSNKVTLKLYMHDRCEAIVAGTEDFYVTVEHADHQTLKATCSCPSLASYTKDCQHVAAVLLAIQHEQRKGTVPGKVFEGLPKQALADDLMEIFDYHSFRSSTHQRHFENREVLPLHFTCRLITHDENWQLFGMEVRIGSTTVSDIRAFLQQVRAGEPFALSSILTFDPKIHCFMPDSDAVLQELCLVNHDEKTEIDENRLKDKAVLPIPPSAWERIAALLEGLTDVTVKYDGKSFKGIQFSKAMLPLQFDFAPAVQHDYALTVKGMDRLTILQAYRSVLVSGKLIQLSRDTYQPLVNLKQMLDTAGTNKIPISKHQAGFIVEKVAPGLKKIGTVYLTGDITNHLAKTPLTAKLYLDRLKNRLLAGLEFQYENNVINPLDQDALRNSLFIVRDIEKENEILELMKAGQFATTDGGYFLHNEELEYEFLHYILPKLQKLVKVYATTAIRLRVMKAPVPPRIKVKAKKDRVNWLEFKFEMEGFPEQDIREILVALEEKRKYYRLRDGALLSLETREFEEIQRFLHAAPLQEEDDLERGLQVPVIQGLRLLDSTSDTVFSPEESFRKFLQQIETPELDKFPIPENVQHVLRDYQRLGFQWMKTLASCGFGGILADDMGLGKTLQSITFIQSELASIRNRKLPVLIVCPASLTYNWLNELGKFTPHTQAMILEGTREKRRNLKKRVMDYDVVIVSYPLLRSESQWFAKQAFHTVFFDEAQAFKNPMTQTARAVKKLQADYRFALTGTPIENALEDLWSIFHVVFPELFRGLQEYSNLNRKQISRRIRPFLLRRIKEDVLAELPAKVEWIEKVELLPEQKKIYGAYLAKLRHETLKHLDKDTIRKNRIRILSGLTRLRQICCHPDLFVEGYEGRSAKFEKLKQLLEESRLAGRRVLIFSQFTKMLGLIGGELTKQGADYFYLDGQTPSAERIECVNRFNQGERNIFLISLKAGGTGLNLTGADTVILYDLWWNPAVEEQAADRAHRIGQEHEVQVIKLIARGTIEEKMNELQEQKRGLIEEMIDPQSKSVTSLTEEDIREILKLQE comes from the coding sequence TTGAAAATGAAAGTGACGAACAAAAAGATCGAAGACATGTGCGGTACGGTCTCTTTTAAAAAAGGGGACTCTTTTTATCGATCGAATAAAGTTACGTTGAAACTCTATATGCATGATCGGTGCGAAGCGATTGTTGCAGGGACAGAAGATTTTTATGTGACAGTTGAACATGCGGATCATCAAACATTGAAAGCCACATGCAGCTGTCCGTCTTTAGCATCGTATACAAAGGATTGCCAGCATGTTGCAGCAGTTTTGCTTGCTATTCAGCATGAGCAGCGTAAAGGAACCGTTCCAGGAAAAGTGTTTGAAGGCTTGCCAAAACAGGCGCTGGCAGATGATCTGATGGAAATTTTCGATTATCATTCTTTTCGCTCAAGCACACATCAACGTCATTTTGAAAATCGGGAAGTACTGCCATTGCACTTTACGTGCCGACTGATTACGCACGATGAAAACTGGCAGCTGTTTGGCATGGAAGTCCGAATTGGTTCAACAACCGTAAGTGATATTCGGGCATTCTTGCAGCAGGTTAGGGCAGGAGAGCCTTTCGCACTATCATCAATACTCACGTTTGACCCGAAAATTCACTGCTTTATGCCCGATTCGGACGCGGTTTTGCAAGAGCTTTGCCTAGTGAATCATGATGAAAAAACGGAGATAGATGAAAATAGATTGAAGGACAAGGCGGTATTGCCTATTCCACCTTCTGCTTGGGAGCGGATTGCAGCTTTACTGGAAGGGCTGACAGATGTGACAGTCAAATATGACGGCAAAAGCTTTAAAGGAATTCAATTCTCAAAAGCTATGCTTCCATTGCAGTTTGATTTTGCGCCAGCAGTGCAGCATGATTATGCGCTGACGGTGAAAGGGATGGATCGGCTGACAATTCTTCAAGCTTATCGTTCTGTGTTGGTTTCAGGGAAATTGATTCAGCTTTCAAGGGACACTTATCAACCACTTGTTAACTTAAAGCAGATGCTCGATACAGCTGGAACAAATAAAATCCCTATTTCTAAGCATCAAGCAGGTTTTATTGTCGAAAAGGTAGCGCCAGGGCTAAAGAAAATTGGAACAGTTTATTTGACAGGAGATATTACAAATCATCTTGCAAAAACACCATTAACAGCAAAATTGTATTTAGACCGGCTAAAAAACCGTTTGCTTGCCGGTCTTGAATTCCAGTATGAAAATAATGTGATCAATCCACTGGATCAAGATGCGCTTCGCAACAGTCTGTTTATTGTTCGAGATATCGAGAAGGAAAATGAAATCCTGGAGCTGATGAAAGCTGGCCAATTTGCGACAACAGATGGTGGTTATTTTCTCCACAACGAGGAACTCGAATATGAATTTTTGCATTATATTCTTCCCAAACTTCAAAAGCTTGTTAAAGTATATGCGACAACGGCCATTCGCCTTCGTGTGATGAAAGCACCAGTCCCGCCAAGGATTAAGGTAAAGGCTAAAAAAGATCGGGTTAACTGGTTGGAGTTTAAGTTCGAAATGGAAGGATTTCCTGAGCAGGATATTCGGGAGATTTTAGTTGCTTTAGAGGAAAAACGAAAATATTACCGCTTGCGGGATGGGGCGCTTTTATCGCTTGAGACAAGGGAGTTTGAAGAGATTCAACGGTTCTTGCATGCGGCACCATTGCAAGAGGAGGACGACCTGGAACGTGGTCTTCAGGTTCCAGTTATTCAAGGGCTTCGCTTGCTTGATAGCACTTCTGATACTGTATTCTCGCCTGAGGAGTCATTCCGGAAGTTTTTACAGCAAATTGAAACCCCTGAGCTAGACAAATTCCCGATTCCTGAAAATGTACAGCATGTGCTTCGAGATTATCAGCGATTGGGTTTTCAGTGGATGAAGACACTTGCAAGCTGCGGATTTGGCGGGATTCTTGCAGATGATATGGGTCTTGGGAAAACATTGCAAAGCATCACATTTATTCAGTCTGAGCTCGCTTCTATTCGCAATAGAAAGCTGCCTGTTTTAATTGTGTGCCCTGCATCATTAACATATAACTGGCTGAATGAACTGGGAAAATTCACACCACACACTCAAGCTATGATACTCGAAGGGACAAGGGAAAAGCGGCGGAATTTGAAAAAACGGGTCATGGATTATGATGTTGTTATTGTTTCGTATCCCCTGTTACGAAGTGAGAGTCAGTGGTTTGCGAAACAAGCTTTCCATACAGTGTTTTTTGACGAAGCTCAAGCATTTAAGAACCCGATGACACAGACGGCAAGAGCAGTAAAGAAATTGCAGGCAGATTACCGCTTTGCATTAACGGGTACGCCAATTGAAAATGCATTAGAGGATCTATGGTCCATTTTTCATGTTGTCTTTCCGGAATTATTCCGTGGTCTACAGGAATATAGCAATCTGAATCGAAAACAAATTTCACGCCGGATACGGCCGTTTCTTCTTCGCCGCATAAAGGAGGATGTATTGGCGGAGCTGCCAGCAAAAGTGGAATGGATCGAAAAAGTAGAATTACTGCCAGAGCAAAAGAAGATATATGGCGCTTATTTAGCAAAACTGCGGCATGAAACATTGAAGCATCTGGACAAAGATACGATACGAAAAAACCGGATTCGTATTTTATCAGGTTTAACGAGGTTGCGGCAGATTTGCTGCCATCCCGATCTATTTGTTGAAGGATATGAAGGCAGGTCGGCTAAATTTGAAAAGCTAAAGCAGCTGTTAGAGGAATCGAGGCTTGCAGGCAGAAGGGTGCTTATTTTCTCCCAGTTTACAAAAATGCTGGGCCTTATTGGAGGAGAGCTTACGAAGCAAGGTGCAGATTACTTTTATCTTGATGGGCAAACGCCGTCTGCGGAACGGATAGAATGTGTAAATCGATTCAATCAAGGGGAGCGGAATATTTTTCTGATTTCTTTAAAAGCTGGTGGGACAGGACTTAATTTAACCGGAGCAGATACTGTAATCCTATATGATTTATGGTGGAATCCAGCCGTTGAAGAGCAGGCAGCAGACCGCGCTCACCGGATTGGACAGGAGCACGAGGTGCAAGTTATTAAGCTCATTGCACGGGGAACGATTGAAGAAAAAATGAATGAACTGCAGGAGCAAAAGAGAGGTCTCATTGAAGAGATGATTGATCCGCAGAGTAAGTCAGTGACATCACTTACGGAGGAAGATATTCGAGAGATTTTGAAGTTGCAGGAATAG